Sequence from the Dysidea avara chromosome 5, odDysAvar1.4, whole genome shotgun sequence genome:
TAGTTAGTATTgttatgacattagaattgtgactgttctattagagcagtgactgctctattagagtatctcaatcttagcACAAATATTCaaacttatttgcctcactaTATTTACAATGTACAGACAGTATAACTCTGTAAAGTAcattttataactgttgtcttctatttgcctattggctttctatacttctgtacacagtgtgaatgcatgattccagtttctggtatcaatatagtactgaaTCCAGGGGGGGCAATAAAAAGGTCAGGGGgagcacagcaccccttggccccccctcagatctgcCTATACTTCGTGGGCCCTAGTGtgagtgcgtatatttcaggcaaattataagtgcccgtgttacaactactacttaATTTATGCTTTATATATAGGTGATAAAGATAATGACACAGTGTTGGTCAGCAAGCTCCAGGAGTAGACCAAACTTCTCAAAGTTACACATCAACATCCAACTATTATCATTAACATTGAAAGATGTCACCTACAATCCACCTGATTACCCACTGGTGACTTATAAGGAAGTTCTCATTTAAGTGATATTCAGTAAATatattttaataattcaatGAAATAAGTATATAATGTTTACAATAGATGTGCAGATATGTTAATACGTAAGTACCATAACACTTATATTTTCTGTTTTTGATTGGTTACTCTATATATAGCAAACTGTACGTGCATAATGTAAATACTTTTTTTGTAATACATATTGATGTAGTGATAGCTACAAATTCTTTACTGTCAATCAATTGGAAGTCATCCATCCTTATAAAATCATTGtctataattattaattaaagtTTTCTGTTGTCCTCAATCACTCTTCTAACAATCAGTGAGAAGTGGTCAAAAATAAGACTTGTAAAATTTATTGAtactcaaactactctaatagaacatccaatgTAAAGAAAAAGAGACCCTAGCTGTGCATGTGAGCTGAAACTGACCCTCCCCTTCTTCGCTTGCAACTACATGTACAAAGATCCTGATGTCATTTTACACAATTCATTACCAGGCAGCTAGTGCTTTTGAAAGATCagaattaaaataatttttttggtgAGTACTTTCGTGTTAGCTGCTAATTTAATGCATGGGTTGAAATATTTTATTTGCAACTAATATATATAGATAACACTACAAATTAAGTATATTTATATAGAAGGGCTAcaacataatcataattatcGCATTTAACAATCTTTGAAAACATCACTTATCAATAGTTGTATTTTAGTATTTTGGCATCAATTTTAAGCTATAGCTAAAATCGTAGGGGTTGCACCCTAGACCCCTTCATAATGTATACCATACTGCACTGTATATTCTGTATAACAGTTTTAGTCTTGCCACTGCTAGAACACTCTTTCACAATGGTGGTATAGCTTCAGTCACAATATTGTCTTTTTGTAAATTTCTTGTGGAGGCATGCATATGCCTACCAATCTTCATGTCTTAGCGTCATACATTTCGTTGCAGCATCTGTtagctagcacacacacacaccccttATATGAAATTCCATCTAGGCATGTGATCTGCATAACATGACCACGACTCAAAATCACCATCACTTAGACAAACCTCCTATGGTTTtcgtgaataaaattatgtgtgttatatgaagctgtaaaaccaacacagatactgttctccacctgatgaataacacatgttgtagttgagaCACTGAAGTTCTGTTaagtgcaaatctgagtgaaatcctctgaAGTATGTAGGTACAAATTATGGcgtggttacaaaacactgtaattttagcATTAAAATCAATATTCCTcctacagctaattgtgaaactccccaaaattcttgtagtggtttgtaataacattatctttaaaagtatggaaacagattttttaggaatgactactatggcttcaaaagaaGAGATAACTGTTTTTCATAAaaaatttagagagttcaatagctcatttggtaaaatgcttcaaaaaaattacttccatacttttgttacttCTATACTTAGGTAACAGATGACAAAGTTTATGAAGTGTAGAACtaaaactgtgagactagatCCAAAATTCATAGAATTCTCATTCTGAGCCTTAAAGTCAGTGCTTCTATAtaactggagatggtgatttttaattaccacaaacacatctgatGCAAAAGGGAATGAAAAGCAAGCACAAATCAATGAAAACCAAGATTttgtatatgaagccataggaattagtaaCATGCCCCCTTAATTAAGCCAAATCTTTGGCCTTAATAGACAGGTGAACGCTTTAGAAAGGTGGAATAGAGTATACATTCCTCAGTcagcctttatagagaggtgacAGTAgctaccgtaattcgctttatttgtattttacgtaaatgactgctctattagagtagttcgatcttgtataaaaatttcgtgcaagaaattttctttgcatacgaaaattattttacagcaAAAAAAAGCTAATTACGGTCTAAGACAGTTTCAGTGTACACATGAACACAGTATAAAGTTGTCCTGCTATCTCCCAAACTAATTCTGGCAAGATCTCTAGTTACCCATGCTGTAAGTAAAGTAGAGAACAATGAATACATCAAAAACATTAATATTgaatacacacatgcattttatttCTTCAATGGCTTGTTACTAAGTTGTTGATCATGTGAGTAAGGAGGTGGAGCAGTCATGCTCATCTGATATGACGATGGCTCATGAGGAGAAAACGGACCAGATGTCGGCATGGACTGAAATAGACACATTAATCATCACAGTGGCTCTGTTTGTACTGTAATGTTAGGTAGCTATACATAGTTAAAACAGTGGAAACTGACATCTGAGTACTAGGATCACTAAGTATCTATTCAAAAAGTTTGGGAATCTAGATAAAAGGACGCCTTCGTCATTAGATAGTAAATGGACTATTATCATTTCTAATACAAGGAATTCTCATTAACAGTGCCATATCTTTGGGATCAAATATATGGCCCAAAAAGGCAGTGTTATCAGCTATGTTTGGAATATACAGTAGAATTCCATTACCCTAATaaggaagtgactgttctattagagtattttgtcaacaagtgtatgttgtTCCTAGTGTAGAGTTCTGTATTTGTTTGTCTGAACCAATTCCCTTATTTTTGAGAGGCATTTGGATAACAACAGTTGACTTTACTCAACATGGTTATTTATAAAGTGGTCTTATATATTAAAGAGGTGTCACACAGTGGTATTGCtgactacatgtacatgtaaacaGTTGACCAATAAACTCACCATGCTAGTAATAGGACTCTGCAGAGATGATGGTGAGCTACAATTAGAAGTCGATCCAGTTGCAGTATGATCCATTAGAGAAACCTTATAACCACGGTTACCACTGTATCCCATCAAGTGAGGTGGTTGTTGCGAAGGAGGGAACTCCTGTCCGTAACCCTGTATGTGTGAGACCACATTGTAGTGTGAGGCATTAGAACATACGGTACAAGTTACAGTACTTATCAATGGTTTATCACATATCATCAAACTTCTTCTGCATACTTACAACCCAATAGCCTAGTGCCTATACGAACTATAGATTAATGCTAAAGTTCCTTTTTATCCCTTACACAATGCATGGTTTCCTAAGCTAATAAACAAACCCTACAGTATTATCTTTAGTTCTCTTTACAAAGAGGCGGAATGTTTCACAGGTGAATGATGTGTAACTGATTGATTGACTTACTTGATTTCCAAATTCCATTTGTTGTCCACCAGGGTGTACCTGGTTTGGAAATGGTGGTCGATAATTATCAGGGGCCTCTGTGTTGATTGGGGGCCTTCCATGATAAGCAAATCTCTGATCTGATTGGCTACTGATCATGTGCCCTGGCTCATTAGGTACTTGAAGGGGAAATCCCGGCTGTTGGTACGACATTTCCATTGGAGGAAATGGCTGTTGTAGGTGTTGCTGTTCAAACCCTTGAAATGTATTAGCTTTACTAAATGAGACATTATTATTGAAATTTGGTTGTTGTTGTGGTTGGGAAAAGCCTGAGGGTGGACGATACATCATGGGTGGGTTGCTAAGCAATGGTGGTCTCTTAGGTGGTTGTGGTGAAGAGTAATCTTGTGATCCAGCCAACTCCTCAGAATCATTTATTGGTCTCTTAATACCAGCAGACACGTTACCCAGCTGTAGATAAGGAAGAAATAAAAACAATGAAATCTCGTTTAGTGGCTTAGCTACCCCTTTAAAAAGACCATATTATTGGCTATAACTATCTTATTACTAAAAGTCTATGGAAAAATTGGGTATGATCGAAGTGGGGATTAAGTGTTCagtacatcccactggtgagtttgatattgtggcataaaatggtggccatgcgctgctttgttGGCCTCCAGAGCAGTCAGGCAACGAGACCAAAATTAAagctttaaaaaaattctatatccggccacctgtaagtgctTTGTTATgttatattatatggactaataatccgtaaaggtgatttttgttgtgtaagatgtctctaggatgattttcaaaggcagaattttaggtgGCATGAAAAATTTTTGGTGCAATCTCTACTTTATTAGTACTGCTGTACCGTTTGATAGAAAGCAAGGAACaaagtcatctacacctgcagctatactgcACTCTGGCAttccgacaagtgtaggccctctgcgcctacACCTAGTCTTTTCTTTTATcgtcaatcaggctgcttgctccaacgaaaccatatcaacacattaattttccatatcaactctttctttcagcagcatatttagacaccacagaattatttcagagctggatttcagaagtgtttCAGTTCCTGTACTTctataagaggtacactagctagatatctgcaacttcccCTAGGTTTGTGAACatacccatcaaataaagatctaggtggactaatagtgatagagtatgaagaccatacctcttaacaatctagcatttacttaacagtaa
This genomic interval carries:
- the LOC136255713 gene encoding G protein pathway suppressor 2-like isoform X1, which translates into the protein MVTLVKRKPLSRQQFLALRQRILRKDAPPAENTISEDVEVKQSPPRNEEEDKDDDVTATTEPSPEEEEENSQLLREQEEKCKKLREDRNEISRQLASLESKLASLKEEKHHLFQQLKQVLHEDEQKRQLQHDQKMREHQQQIAATSVAMSEAPPTSSQLQQIQPLLSPHQDQHQKQPQRPPPDHQQQKLGNVSAGIKRPINDSEELAGSQDYSSPQPPKRPPLLSNPPMMYRPPSGFSQPQQQPNFNNNVSFSKANTFQGFEQQHLQQPFPPMEMSYQQPGFPLQVPNEPGHMISSQSDQRFAYHGRPPINTEAPDNYRPPFPNQVHPGGQQMEFGNQGYGQEFPPSQQPPHLMGYSGNRGYKVSLMDHTATGSTSNCSSPSSLQSPITSMSMPTSGPFSPHEPSSYQMSMTAPPPYSHDQQLSNKPLKK
- the LOC136255713 gene encoding G protein pathway suppressor 2-like isoform X2 encodes the protein MVTLVKRKPLSRQQFLALRQRILRKDAPPENTISEDVEVKQSPPRNEEEDKDDDVTATTEPSPEEEEENSQLLREQEEKCKKLREDRNEISRQLASLESKLASLKEEKHHLFQQLKQVLHEDEQKRQLQHDQKMREHQQQIAATSVAMSEAPPTSSQLQQIQPLLSPHQDQHQKQPQRPPPDHQQQKLGNVSAGIKRPINDSEELAGSQDYSSPQPPKRPPLLSNPPMMYRPPSGFSQPQQQPNFNNNVSFSKANTFQGFEQQHLQQPFPPMEMSYQQPGFPLQVPNEPGHMISSQSDQRFAYHGRPPINTEAPDNYRPPFPNQVHPGGQQMEFGNQGYGQEFPPSQQPPHLMGYSGNRGYKVSLMDHTATGSTSNCSSPSSLQSPITSMSMPTSGPFSPHEPSSYQMSMTAPPPYSHDQQLSNKPLKK